A segment of the Vagococcus hydrophili genome:
AGAACACGAGATAGATTCAATTTATACGGATATCTTAGAATGTTTGGAAAATCCTGATGTGGATACTATTTACGTGGCACTACCTAATCATCTTCATTATGAGTACACTAAATTAGCTTTAGAGCATGACAAACATGTGATTTGTGAGAAACCATTTACCCTAAATTTAGAACAATTCATGGAGTTAAAAAAAATAGCTATCTCAAAAAAATTAGTCTTAGTTGAAGCTATTACCAATCAATATTTAGAAAATTATCAAGAAATAAAAGAAAGTTTACCTCAACTAGGGGACATCAAACTTATCGAATGTAACTACTCTCAATATTCATCTAGATATGATGCGTTTAAAGAAGGAACGATTTTACCAGCTTTTGATCCAGCAAAAGGCGGTGGGGCATTAATGGATATTAATATCTATAACATTCATTTTGTGGTTGGATTGTTGGGCAAACCACTATCGGTTAATTATTTGCCAAATATCGAAAGAGGCATTGATACGTCAGGTGTTTTAGTCATGGATTATGGTGTGACGAAAGTTGTTTGTATTGGGGCAAAAGATTCAACGGCGGAGATTAGATCGACGGTTCAAGGTAATTTAGGATCGATGGTTGTTGTTGGTGCGACAAACGAAATCAATCAAATTGAAAAACAGATGTTGAAACAAGACAAAGAAGTGATGAATAAAAATAGTCATTCTCATAGAATGTATCAAGAATTTAAAGTATTTAATGAGATGATTGAAACGCTTGATATGAAGAAAACAATCGAGCAGATAGAACATAGTCAAATCGTGATGGAGATTGTAAACGAAGCGTTGACTTCTTCAGGGATTAGACTCGGATAATGATAATTAGATGATAGACATACACAAATGGAAGTCTATTTGATATAATAATGTGTTGAAAAAACAGAACAAGAGGAGCAAACATGAGAAATATAAAATTAACGATTGAGTATGATGGCAAAAGGTATCACGGTTGGCAAAGACTAAAGGATTCAGAAAAAACGATTCAAGGAAAAATCGAATATGTTTTATCTGAAATGACAGAAGAAAAAATTGAAATTATTGGTTCAGGTAGAACGGATGCTGGTGCACATGCTAGAGGGCAAGTCGCAAACTTTAAAACAGAATCAAACATGTCACGTCAAAAAATGATGGACTATTTAAACTACTATTTACCAAATGATGTAGTTGTTAATAAAATAGAAGAAGTGCAAGAAAGATTCCACTCACGTTATAACTGTTCGGGTAAACAATATAGCTACTACGTTTGGAATACAGAAGTACCCTCAGTTTTTAAAGGACAACATAGTTTCCATGTTCAAGAAAAATTAGACATTGATAAAATAAATGAAGCCTGTCAAAAATTAGTGGGTGAGCATGATTTCTTAGGTTTCTCATCTTTAAAGAAATCAAAAAAATCAACTGTAAGAACGATTAAAGAATTGTCAATGGAACAAGAAGGCAACATGTTACGATTTATTTTCGTGGGAGATGGCTTCTTGTATAATATGGTTCGTATCATTATGGGCACATTATTAGAAATCGGATTAGGTGAACTACCTGTGGAATTAATCGATGAAATCTTCGAAGACCGCATCAGAGAAAATGCTGGTGAAACAGTACCGTCGTACGGATTATTCTTAGATGAAGTGTATTATAATTAAATAATAAAAGCGTACAAACCTTGATTAGTTTTAGGTTTGTAGGCTTTTTATGTTAAGATTATTTATAATATTTGTTAAGGAGAACCGTTATGATTAAAGAAGAATTTATTGTATACCACCTAGTCACACGGGAAAAAATGAATGTGGGTCAAAAAATTAGTTTTGATAATCATCAAAAAAATCAACTGTATCATTTCTTTTTTGAAAGAGAGCAGCTAAATAAAACAGGACAAGATGCTATTCAGATTCTTTATTTAAATAAAGAAAATGATGAAATAAAAATAAATAAAGAAGATACTAAAGTAACATTGAATTATGTGGATCAAACAACCAGGGCGATTAGAGAAACTATTACCGAAATGGTGAGACTAGAAAAATACCCAGAGTATCCTTCTAGATTATCTTGTTTATATGCGACTAAAAACTATGAAGATGCGATGAGATGGAAACAGCTATTCGATTCATTTAATCGCCAAGTCCTACAACTGGTTAAGTTAAAAGTAAAAGGCGCTTGTTTTGAAGGCGATGGAAATCTACTACCAAAAGAAGATGGTCTTTCCTTTTCAAAAAAGATAGAACAAGCAAATAGTTATTGGCAAGGAAGTGAAACGTGTGAACTTCCTGAATTATTAGTTAATGGAAAAATAGAAGTCATTGAGGTTGTAGAAGATTATTTAGAAGGTGAAAATTAATTTTTTTAATTGTTTATGTTCATAAAGAGGAGTAGAATAAAAATAAAAGGACTGATTGAAGATGACTGATAAATCAAAATTATTTTTACAAAAAGCATTGGCTGGCGGCACTCTTTTGGTATTAGGATACCTAACAGCAGTCTTAATCACAAAATTCATTTTTCCGAGATAATAAAGAGCTTGTGACAGAAGTATTCGGCTTATCTCCGAAGAAGCTACTTCTGTGACACCGTTTAGTTTGAAAAAAAAGAAATCCTCAATTAAAGGGATTTCTTTTTTACTTTCTCGCACTCTTAATGTCCCAAATCACATCGGACAAAAGCATTGTTTTTAAGGAGTTTTCCATCTCAATCCGAGCTATCTCGAATTTACTATCTAAAACCCGTTGAATTTGACTCCCGACTAAACAATTCGGGTGGGTATTTTTATGAATATTAAAGACATCCTGATCCCCATCAACTGCCATGTAAATATCATATAGTGAAATTTCACGGGCATCTTTTGCTAATCGATTCGCTTTTTTTCCTGGTTGGCTTTCAAGAAGTCCAGCTTGTTTTAATTGGCTCATAATGCGCCTGATTACCACTGGATTAGTGTTCACGCTTTTGGAAATATCTGTTGAAGTTGGTGTTGAAGAAGCTTCAATTTCTAATAAGCTTAAAATATGAACCGCCACACTTAATTTAGTGGACATTGCCATCTTACTAACCTCCTTCAATAATCGTCATTTGTTAGTTTCTAACACTAACTCTTGTTTGATTATACTCAGATTGACTCATTAAATCAACTGCAGCAACCGCGTAATCTAAGTAACTAATATAGCTATCACCCTTATCATTTGTACTAAATTCTTCCCCAGCTAAAACGTAGTTACCCGTTTTTTGACCTTCCGAATCAAACATCGCAGCTGGACTAATATATAACCAGTTTACATCTGTAACTTGACGTAAACTATCTAACGCTTTTCCCATCGCAACGGCAAGTGGTTTGTAGGCATCAGGAAACTCAGCACCATCCATTAATTGAATTTTTTTGTCCATGTCTACATATAAACTACCCGCACCACCAACAACAAATAAACGTGTATCAGTATCTTTTAGAATGTTTGTTAAGTGAGCTAAACTTGTACTGTGTTGATCCACATTGTCTCCCCAAGCAGCAAACGCATCGACCACGACATCAAAAGAACTTAAATCTTCTGTTGTTAAACTAAATAAATCTTTCTCAATCACATTGATCGTTTTATCGTCTAATTTTGCTTTATTTCTAACAATTGCTGTCACGTCTAAGTTACGTGAAACTGCTTCGTTCAAAATAGTCATTCCTGATTTTCCTGTTGCACCAATAATTCCAATTTTCATAATAACCTCCGCTTAATTTTTAATGTAACTTTGTTTGTTACAGATAATTTAATCCTTTTTTTAACGAATGTCAACTGTTTGATTTTAGAATTTTTGAGTTTATTTTTAAAACAAGGTAAACTAAATGTATTAAAATGGATGGAGGTTTTAGTATGAAAGTAAGTTATCATGGGCACTCAGTTGTTATGATTGAAACAAATCAAGGGCAAAAAGTAATGATTGATCCTTTCTTAACAGGAAATCCTCTAACTGACTTAGTAGTTGGAGAAGTCAAGGTAGATTATATCCTAGTGACTCACGGGCACAATGATCATGTAGGAGATATGGTAGAACTAGCTAAAAATAATGATGCAACTGTTATTTCGATTCCTGAAATAGCTCACTTTGCGAGAAAACAAGGTGTTCAAGATATCCATGAAATGAATATTGGAGGAACATTCGAGTTTCCATTCGGTCAAGTGAAGATGGTCTTTGCCCAACATAGTTCAGGCTATGATACAGGTGAAGAGATGATTTATATGGGTGAACCAGCTGGTTTTGTTTTAGAAGTTGACGGCGTTGTGATTTATCATGCGGGAGATACAGCTTATTTTAGTGATTTAGGCTTGTTAAATGAGGATTTTGATATTGATTTAGCCTTCCTTCCAATCGGAGATAATTTTACTATGGGAATTAAAGACGCAGTGAAAGCACAAGGTAAAATTCAAGCTAAAAAAGTTGTTCCTATGCATTATGATACCTTTCCAGTCATTGAACAAAATCCAGATGAATTTGTTAACCGATTAGAGAATGGTGTGGGTCATGTGATGAAGGTTGGGGAAGCGTTAGAGTATTAAAGAACTATGTTATAATGATTAAATTAAATAGATGAGAATGAGGGAATCAATTGAAATTAGTAATTTTTGATATGGATGGCTTGATGTTCGATACAGGACGTTTGGCTTATCGTAACTATAGTGACACAGCAAAAAAATATGACTTTGAATTACATCCAAGTGTTTATTATCACTTAACAGGACGCAATGAACCGGGATTTCGTGAAGCCTTAAAAGAACTTTACGGAAGCGAGCAACCAACAGATACATGGCGTGATTTCATGGTTTCAAATAAAATGGAAATTATCACTACAGATCGCAGAGTATATAAGAAAAAAGGACTACTTGAACTATTAAAATTTTTGAAAGAGAATGACTATTTAATTGCAGTAGCCTCTTCATCAAAACGAGAAATTATTTCGTTTTACATGGAAATTGAAGAAATGCCAGATTGCTTTGATACAATCGTCGCAGGAGATGAAGTGACAAAAGGTAAACCTAATCCTGAAATCTTCTTAAAAGCCTGTGAAAAATTAAATATCGCACCAGAAGATGCTTTAGTTTTAGAAGACTCTCTTGTTGGGATTGAAGCGGCTAATAAAGCTAATATTCCAAGTTTCTTAATTGAAGATGACATTACAGATTTACCACCAGTAGAAGGGAAATTTCCACTTAAGATAAAATTACCTGTGAATGAAGAACGCGCATTTCATCCAACAGAACAATTTAATGATTTATTAGAAGTGAGAGATTTTATTAAGAATAATAAATAATTAGATGAAGCTGCTTATTGAATAAAAATAAGTGGTTTTTTTGTTTAAAATAGCCAATTATTTAATCCTAAGGTACAATTAAATAAAAGGAGGTAATTTAGATGGGGAAGCTAAAATTAAATAAAGAAAAACTTCGAATTATCTTTATTAGTTCAGGATCAACTCTTGTAATTATTGCGCTACTTATTTTTATTAATAACCGAATTTTAAATCAGAAATTTTTTCATTTTAATAATACATGGGCGCCAAAAAATACTGTGATGCGGGTTAATTCAGAGTTTGATGATATGCTTTTTAGTATGGAGGAAAAGTTATATTTTAATGTTTCGGGAGATAAGATAGTTATTTATATGGAACATTATAAAAAGGATAGTTTAGTAAAAACTCAAGATTTAATTACAACTTCAAGTAATAGTAATAGAATAAAAGGCAGTATTATGTGGGGAATTGAAGATTTTAATGAAAATGCTGAAATAAAATTATCTGTTAAAAAAGATGAATTGATAACTAAATCTTCTTATCGATTAAAAAGTGAAGTTCGTAATGGGGGTGCTGCAAGTGAATTAAATAGTGATAGAGTGAAATTAGTTAAGAATATACCTATTTCGTTAGCCACTTTTGGATATGGTAAAGATTCAGCTTCGAGTCTAACTATAGAAGATGGAAAGGTTATGAAAGAGATTTAAAAAGTAATGAAGAATCTTATATATTATGGATGAAAGTGGAGTAAATAAAAAATAAATTTGAATACGCTTGCAATTTAAAAAGCATTCATGCTATGATATAGAAAATATGACAGGATAGTTACCTAATGACAGGGCTAGACCTTAGCAAATGGAGATAGTTTATACTCTGTTTGTTGAGGTCTTTTATTATTTAAAAGGGGTTAGGACATGGTGAAGATTAGGAAAATTTTAAACAATAACGCCATTATTGTTGCCGAGGAGAGTGGTGTTGATTGTATTTGGATTGGCTCGGGCATTGGTTTCAAAAAAAGAATAGGTGACTATCCTGAGGAGAAAAAAATAGAGCGACGTTTTATTTTGGATAAAAGCCAACAGTCTGAGGAAATCAATCATCTACTTGGCAGTATCTCGATGGATTATTTAAAAATTACGATTGATATTGTGGATTATGCGAAAGAAAACTTGACGGAAGAACTATCCAACAGTTTGTATATTTCATTGGCAGACCACATTGCCAACGCCATTGATTTAAATAAAAAAGGCTTAGCCACTGGAACAGAATTATCTTGGGAGGTAAAGAAACTTTATCCAAGAGAATCTAAAATAGCTAAACGAGCGATCGAGATGATTGAAGAGCAAACTAGTGTCACTTTCAACGAGTTTGAAGTCGGCAATATTGCCTTACATTTAATTAATGCCCAGATGAAGAATGCTTCAAGTAAAGACGACACTTCCCAAAAGATTAAAGATATTTTAACAATTGTTCGTATTCATAATAAAATTGATTTGGATAGTGAATCTTTGGCTTATGACCGATTTGTCACCCATTTACGTTTCTTTTTTAAGCGGATGGATTCAAGAAAATTTTCTAATCGGGAAAACCCATTGACTCAAGAAGTTAAGGGACGTTATCCGAATTCATTTGCCACAATGAAATTGATTGAGGATTATTTAGAAGTTGAATTAGATCAAGATGAGCAATTGTATTTATGCTTACATATTCAGAAACTAATTGAAAAAAGCTAAGGGTTGTTACTGGTAATGCAGGCAAGACCAAATGAGATGGGAAACCGTCTTGTTTAGTCTTGCTTTTTTGATATAAAAAAATAAAGAAATGAGGATGAGTTAAATGAAGTATCAAGGGATGATTGAAGAAATACTTGAAGGAATAGGTGGCAAAGAAAATATAGGCGAGGTAAAACATTGTGTCACTCGTTTACGTTTTAATCTAAAAGATCAGTCGAAAGCCAATCAAGAAGTTGTAGAAAATATTAATGGTGTCATTACTGTTGTAAAAAGCGGCGGGCAGTTTCAAGTAGTTATTGGTAATCATGTGCCAGAAGTTTACCAAGAATTATTACAAGTCGCTAATTTAGAAATAGCTACAACTGATTCTGAAGATGTTGAAATTAAAGGCGTTTTTAATAAATTTATTGATGTGGTTTCAAGTATTTTTACCCCTATTTTAGGAATATTAGCTGCAACAGGGATGATTAAAGGAATCAACGCTATGCTTGTAGCCTTTGGTTGGATTGAAATGACGTCTGGTTCATACAAAATTTTACAAGCAGCCGGTGATAGTTTAATGTATTTCTTCCCTGTGTTCTTGGGATACACAGCAGCAAAGAAATTCAAAGTGCCACCTTTTATCGGTATGGTTATTGGTGCGTCACTGGTGCATCCAATCATTGCTGGAATTGTTCAACCAGGTGCAGAACCACTTTATACGTTGTTTGAAGGAACGGTCATTCAATCGCCAATTTACGTTACGTTCTTTGGTATTCCTGTCATTATGATGAATTATGGTTCAAGTGTGATTCCAATTATTATTGCCGTTTACTTTGCTTCAAAAGTTCATAAGTGGGTGAATAGTTTTGTTCCTACGATTGTAAAAACATTTTTAGTGCCATTATTAACAATTTTAATTGTTGTCCCTTTAACGTTTTTAGTCATTGGACCTATTGCGACTTGGATTGGTAGTTTATTAGGCGCTGTGACATTAATGCTTTATAATTTTAACCCAATTATCGCTGGAGCTTTAATTGGTGCTTTATGGCAAGTCATGGTTATGTTTGGCTTACATTGGGGAATTATACCAATCGGAATTAACAATATTGCAACTATGGGATTTGACCCAATTATGGCTCTTGGAATGGCAACTCCATTTGCGACAGCTGGTGTTGTTTTAGGAATTATGATTAAAACTAAAAATAAAGAGTTAAAAAGTCTAGCAGTACCGTCATTCATCTCAAGTTTGTTTGGTGTATCAGAACCTTCTATTTACGGAATTACCTTACCACGTAAGAAACCTTTTTATGTCACTTTGGTTGCTGCTGGTATTGGTGGTTTAATTATGGGGATTGCTGGAACTAAAATGTTTATTATGGGTGGCATGGGAATCTTTGGCGTTCCAAATTATATTAATCCAGAAAATGGACTGGATAAAGGATTTTATGGTTTCTTAATAGCAATTGCGGCATCATTTGTGATTGGATTAATCTTATCTTTAACAGTCGGTTACTCAAATGATATGGATCCAGTAAAAGAAGCAAAAGTTCCAAATAAAGAAAAAAAGACAACCATCAAAGAAGTTAGTCTTTTAGCGCCTATTGCAGGACAGGTTAAAAATTTATCAGAAATCAGTGACAAAGCTTTTTCAACAGGACTTTTAGGTAAAGGTGTCGCGGTGATTCCATCAGAAAATATAATTGTTGCTCCAGATGAAGGTGTTGTAACAACTCTTTTTCCAACCAAACATGCGGTAGGAATTACTTTTAAAAATGGTGTTGAGATGTTGATTCATGTGGGCATGGATACGGTGAATCTAAATGGTGAGTGTTTTGAATCATTTGTTGAACAAGGAGACTCAGTTAAAAAAGGTGATCTTTTGATTAAATTTGATAAAGAACAAATTATCAAAAAAGGCTTTTCAATTGAAACACCAATTGTTATCACGAATACGAATGATTATTTAGATGTGTTAGAAACCTCAGAAAAAGAAGTAAATACGGATTCAGTTTTATTAAAGGTTATTATTTAAGAGAAATAAAGGTATAATTAATGAAATAAGTAAAAATAGAAACGAGGAAACACTTATGACTAAACGTGCCGTTATGATTATGTTTGATACACTAACAAGAGATTTTTTACCTAATTTTGGTAATGATTGGATTCATGCTCCAAACTTTAAAAGACTTCAAAGTAAGATGATTACTTTTAATCAATTTTACGGTGGCAGTATGCC
Coding sequences within it:
- a CDS encoding Gfo/Idh/MocA family protein → MKLGIVGSGMIVNDFLRMVKDLPEIELKAIVGTKRSYDKLLVLQIEHEIDSIYTDILECLENPDVDTIYVALPNHLHYEYTKLALEHDKHVICEKPFTLNLEQFMELKKIAISKKLVLVEAITNQYLENYQEIKESLPQLGDIKLIECNYSQYSSRYDAFKEGTILPAFDPAKGGGALMDINIYNIHFVVGLLGKPLSVNYLPNIERGIDTSGVLVMDYGVTKVVCIGAKDSTAEIRSTVQGNLGSMVVVGATNEINQIEKQMLKQDKEVMNKNSHSHRMYQEFKVFNEMIETLDMKKTIEQIEHSQIVMEIVNEALTSSGIRLG
- the truA gene encoding tRNA pseudouridine(38-40) synthase TruA → MRNIKLTIEYDGKRYHGWQRLKDSEKTIQGKIEYVLSEMTEEKIEIIGSGRTDAGAHARGQVANFKTESNMSRQKMMDYLNYYLPNDVVVNKIEEVQERFHSRYNCSGKQYSYYVWNTEVPSVFKGQHSFHVQEKLDIDKINEACQKLVGEHDFLGFSSLKKSKKSTVRTIKELSMEQEGNMLRFIFVGDGFLYNMVRIIMGTLLEIGLGELPVELIDEIFEDRIRENAGETVPSYGLFLDEVYYN
- a CDS encoding DUF2441 domain-containing protein, with the translated sequence MIKEEFIVYHLVTREKMNVGQKISFDNHQKNQLYHFFFEREQLNKTGQDAIQILYLNKENDEIKINKEDTKVTLNYVDQTTRAIRETITEMVRLEKYPEYPSRLSCLYATKNYEDAMRWKQLFDSFNRQVLQLVKLKVKGACFEGDGNLLPKEDGLSFSKKIEQANSYWQGSETCELPELLVNGKIEVIEVVEDYLEGEN
- a CDS encoding Rrf2 family transcriptional regulator → MAMSTKLSVAVHILSLLEIEASSTPTSTDISKSVNTNPVVIRRIMSQLKQAGLLESQPGKKANRLAKDAREISLYDIYMAVDGDQDVFNIHKNTHPNCLVGSQIQRVLDSKFEIARIEMENSLKTMLLSDVIWDIKSARK
- a CDS encoding NAD(P)-dependent oxidoreductase, which codes for MKIGIIGATGKSGMTILNEAVSRNLDVTAIVRNKAKLDDKTINVIEKDLFSLTTEDLSSFDVVVDAFAAWGDNVDQHSTSLAHLTNILKDTDTRLFVVGGAGSLYVDMDKKIQLMDGAEFPDAYKPLAVAMGKALDSLRQVTDVNWLYISPAAMFDSEGQKTGNYVLAGEEFSTNDKGDSYISYLDYAVAAVDLMSQSEYNQTRVSVRN
- a CDS encoding metal-dependent hydrolase translates to MKVSYHGHSVVMIETNQGQKVMIDPFLTGNPLTDLVVGEVKVDYILVTHGHNDHVGDMVELAKNNDATVISIPEIAHFARKQGVQDIHEMNIGGTFEFPFGQVKMVFAQHSSGYDTGEEMIYMGEPAGFVLEVDGVVIYHAGDTAYFSDLGLLNEDFDIDLAFLPIGDNFTMGIKDAVKAQGKIQAKKVVPMHYDTFPVIEQNPDEFVNRLENGVGHVMKVGEALEY
- a CDS encoding HAD family hydrolase translates to MKLVIFDMDGLMFDTGRLAYRNYSDTAKKYDFELHPSVYYHLTGRNEPGFREALKELYGSEQPTDTWRDFMVSNKMEIITTDRRVYKKKGLLELLKFLKENDYLIAVASSSKREIISFYMEIEEMPDCFDTIVAGDEVTKGKPNPEIFLKACEKLNIAPEDALVLEDSLVGIEAANKANIPSFLIEDDITDLPPVEGKFPLKIKLPVNEERAFHPTEQFNDLLEVRDFIKNNK
- a CDS encoding PRD domain-containing protein → MVKIRKILNNNAIIVAEESGVDCIWIGSGIGFKKRIGDYPEEKKIERRFILDKSQQSEEINHLLGSISMDYLKITIDIVDYAKENLTEELSNSLYISLADHIANAIDLNKKGLATGTELSWEVKKLYPRESKIAKRAIEMIEEQTSVTFNEFEVGNIALHLINAQMKNASSKDDTSQKIKDILTIVRIHNKIDLDSESLAYDRFVTHLRFFFKRMDSRKFSNRENPLTQEVKGRYPNSFATMKLIEDYLEVELDQDEQLYLCLHIQKLIEKS
- a CDS encoding beta-glucoside-specific PTS transporter subunit IIABC, whose protein sequence is MKYQGMIEEILEGIGGKENIGEVKHCVTRLRFNLKDQSKANQEVVENINGVITVVKSGGQFQVVIGNHVPEVYQELLQVANLEIATTDSEDVEIKGVFNKFIDVVSSIFTPILGILAATGMIKGINAMLVAFGWIEMTSGSYKILQAAGDSLMYFFPVFLGYTAAKKFKVPPFIGMVIGASLVHPIIAGIVQPGAEPLYTLFEGTVIQSPIYVTFFGIPVIMMNYGSSVIPIIIAVYFASKVHKWVNSFVPTIVKTFLVPLLTILIVVPLTFLVIGPIATWIGSLLGAVTLMLYNFNPIIAGALIGALWQVMVMFGLHWGIIPIGINNIATMGFDPIMALGMATPFATAGVVLGIMIKTKNKELKSLAVPSFISSLFGVSEPSIYGITLPRKKPFYVTLVAAGIGGLIMGIAGTKMFIMGGMGIFGVPNYINPENGLDKGFYGFLIAIAASFVIGLILSLTVGYSNDMDPVKEAKVPNKEKKTTIKEVSLLAPIAGQVKNLSEISDKAFSTGLLGKGVAVIPSENIIVAPDEGVVTTLFPTKHAVGITFKNGVEMLIHVGMDTVNLNGECFESFVEQGDSVKKGDLLIKFDKEQIIKKGFSIETPIVITNTNDYLDVLETSEKEVNTDSVLLKVII